TTATTCTGCTGTGATGATAAATTGGTAATGAGTAAAAATGTTCAAATAAGTGATTATCATATAATTTGAAAAGGGGACCTGACAGTTTTCAATAGTAGGGGGAACATTTGTATGTTTCCTTGAATTGTATgttatttcctttattttatatttattaatatttggCTGGATTGTCTTTTGAATTAGGCCATCCAACCAGTGTGCTCAGGTTTTTCAGCAGGAAGTTCTACATGCCTGAAGACGCATGAAATGATAGCCCACTAATGTGGTGTTCTAAATTCTGTAGATTTTGAGTCAGGGTAAAATCTGATTATTAAGATAAGCACCATGAACAGAAGGTTTGGAATGACCTTTTGCTAGTGTGCTTCTTTTGAAAGTACTTGGTGATCGGTAGCTCAAAAAGGCTTTGTAGATTTAAAAGGAAGAAGTAATAAAAAGCCAGCATGCTAAATTGTATTCGTATTTCTGTATTGAACATTTGGGTTTGTGTACTCAGACTAGGCATATGtttttgtggtggggggaggaggtaaTTTTTGTTGTAGTATGTTGATCTGCTTCTAAAAGATACAAATTTCACTGCGTTCTCTTAAGCCCTTATTCAGATCTTCGCAGAAACTATTCCTGAGTATACATTAATAACGGGAGAACTTTAGccagatgattaaaaaaaaaattcactgttCCATACTGGCTCAGCTTTAGTTTTCAGATTTGAAAATCTAATTTGATGTGTGCCATACTTTTATTTCACTAATGCAGCTACACAGTCAGGCCAGATGTCAGGAGAAGGAAAAGCTGGTCCTCCAGGAGGCAGTTCGCGGGCAACATTTCCACCAAGTAACAGAGGGAGGGGTCGTTTTCCTGGTGCCCTACCTGGGGGGGACAGATTTCCTGGACCAGCTGGACCAGGaggaccaccaccaccctttccaggtaaaatgtttttaatgtttggtattttgttacatttatatatggATAGATAGATGTTTGACTCATGATTTAATATATAGTTATTAAGTACTGAAATGTATAGGTATTTTCTGAATAATTTCTTAGATAACCAGTTGCTGTTAGGGTCCGGTAGAGTTGAACTGAAAGAACAAACTTGATGTTCTTGCCCCAGAGTTGCATTAGGTTTAAAGTTGGATAGAACATTTTTGCATTGTAAAAAACATATAACTTTTTAATTAACtccctttgcttttctttttaaaagctactTGCATATAAAGTAAAAATAGAGTTGatacaatataataaaaaactaaatatttatttacttcatttaaatcCCACCTACCACCTTAGTgcgttccaaagtggcttacatatcCTCTTCTCCATTTATTTTCATAATGGAGGAGGTTAGgtgggttagactgagagtgtgtgactggcccacagtcacccaacaagcttccatggcaaagtagggCTTGAAAATTTGACTCTCACGTTCTACTCCAACACTTAACTATTATAACCACATATGCAAAGCACAAATAGGAATTTGTTTTTTTGCTGACATCtaatatttatttttgctatCATATACAAATAGTAGGTGTCACATCTTCTGTTAACTGCAtagatttttaaaggaaaaaaataaacatcAGTTATCAGGCTTCTTTTGTATATTAGAACTGAACTGATGCTGTAGCTCTTTCTGATAAATTTCCATAAGGATTTTAATTGAGGAAATTGTTTCTCCCTCTTTTAGCTGGACAAACTCCTCCACGTCCACCTCTAGGTCCTCCTGGCCCACCAGGCCCACCAGGCCCTCCACCACCTGGTCAGGTTCTGCCTCCTCCATTAACTGGTCCTCCCAATCGTGGTGAccgccctcctcctccagttCTGTTTCCTGGACAGCCATTTGGCCAGCCTCCATTGGGTCCACTCCCCCCTGGTCCTCCACCTCCAGTTCCAGGCTATGGCCCTCCACCAGGCCCTCCACCCCCACAACAAggtcctcctccacctccaggCCCTTTTCCTCCTCGTCCACCAGGGCCACTAGGGCCACCTCTGACACTGGCTCCTCCACCTCATTTGCCTGGACCACCACCAGGTGCTCCCCCACCAGCCCCACACGTGAATCCAGCTTTCTTCCCCCCACCAGCCAACAGTGGTATACCTACATCAGACAGCCGTGGTCCACCACCATCAGACCCATATGGCCGACCTCCACCATATGACAGAGGTGATTATGGGCCGCCAGGCAGGTGAGTGCCTTTCTTTGTTCATAAGCTATTCATTCCCATTTAGGACCTCTGCACTCAGGTCATTAAggttattttgttttcctttgtgctaggaaaagttgaaagttACTTAAATGTGAGGTTGCAACTAAATAATGGTCTCTCAGTCTTTTGGGGCTTGGGGGTCCTCTTTCTAAATTGCTCTTTTTTGTGCTCCCAGAACATTATACCATCCAGGTATCCTAAAGCAGATTGCACAGAGATCCTTGGATGCAGTGTTAGACGTGTAGCATACTATGGTGTGCAAAGATTATGATTcagagcaaacccccccccccagcattagaATTAGCCAGGACATTTATCAGCTCCTCCTGAAAACATCACTGGAAAACTATAATGGTAGAGTTCCCAATGAATTGTAATGGTAAGCCAAATTAGGACAGCAGTCATTCAAACAGAGATAATGTTAATCAGTAGGGATCCTTTTCAGGAGATCATtaaacctttctttcttttcactgACAAGAATTAAATGGTATATCTAACTTGGATCCCTTCCCTTTCTGGATCCTGGTGTTCTTTTTCTTAGTGTTTTGAACCTGGGTGGGAGATGCTGCTACATAGCTTGGGAACTAGTACATGAAATACAATCTATGTACTATTAATGAAGTGTGACCTCCCTATGAAGATATGTAAAACTGTGGGTTGGGGCCATGCAGATGCCAAACAGTTTTCAGCAAACTTGGGGGATTCCCTAGGTttgcaataaaatttaaaatcaaaattaaacTATATAAATTTATATAGTTTACATTTGTAAACTATATAAATTCAAATACATTTGTGTTGCATGTGCGGACAACACTCTTACCAGATGAAGAGTCACTCCATCCTGGCCTGGCAGTGACTTTGGGCCTGGCCTTGGAGTCAAAGGAGGAGGATGCTAGCAGCCTTGCTAGGCCCAGCAGTGGTGATAGAGGATGCAACAGTGGTAGTAGGCGTTGGGCTCACAGACTTGTTGCTGGGGCGGGGGAAATATGGGATTCCTCCCTGTGAGTCCTCCCGCAACCATGAGCCAAGTGGGAAATCAACAGTGTTTGAGGTAGGGATCCCCCCCTGCGAGCTGGTCCCTGCTTGTACTTAAGAATTCCAGCATCTCGCAGAAATGTTAGCATTTTCACTTTGTATACAATTTTCTTTTACTGCTGGTATCTTCTTAACTGCCCTCTGTTTAAGTCTTGAGATGTGCTCCTTTTTTCTCTGCTTTGCCCACTGCAGTCCCATGACTGCTCTCAGCGTGTGAGTAGTAAGGTTAAAATACTTCATGGTAGCTTTCTTCATCAAGCAGCCTTGCTTGTTCAAATCTTGCACTTGTTTTCCAGTTGTCTTTAAAGAAATCTTATTCATTATATCTGttgctgtttctctttctttgatGCTGTCTGTTCTCTGTGCATGTTATATTGTCTCAAATAGCCTATCATCAGTTATATAAAGTTTAGTTTTATGTTATGTTGGCTGGGAAGGTTTTGTTGGCTTAATTATGGTTTGGAAAACAAGCTTATTCTTAAACaagtttattttacttttgacttAAATCATTAAATTAATGAGTAAAATCATATGTTTTAGACTTCATAAAGCAGCATTCCAAAATTTGGAGCTTTGGGCATAATTGCTTGAAAATACCTAGAGAACCCATAATAAAACCAAATTGTTATCTTTGCATATCAAAATAGTGCTTTGGTAGGCAAGGGAGGGTTGAGGGTGGAGAAAGCAGAAGTAGAATCTCTGCACATGATGTCCAGTATTTTCATGATGATCTCAACTACAATCCATAACTATATTTAAATTGTCAATTATATATCATAGGCGTTTCACTGGAAATAACATGTCCATAAGAGAACAATTACATATGCCATTGTATTGGAGACAATCGAAAAATAATACTCAAAACGCAGGGAGGTATGAATTTTTAGACATTTCCTCTTATGCTAAATCGGCTATAGGATCTTGATCCACTTCTTACCCTTAAGAGGATAGCATTGCTTATCATTCTGCATTTTTCTTCTACAAAAGAACTAACACTTGAAAGAAACATTTCTCAGAAGCAAGTTAAACCATATAGTGTTGCAGTGCTGAAAGGAATATGAAGGATGTGTAGTCTTAACACCATATCCTAAAGTTTGATCTTCGTTCTAGGTGCCTTTGCCAAGTTAATTAAGTTACTTTATCTAGATGAATGTTTGATCCTTATAAAAGGAAGGAGACAGTGGGTAGTATGTCTCTAGACATGCAAGAGTTGGGTATAGGAAAAAAGCCTGTCTTTGTCAGATTCAGATTTTATGTTTTAAGCAGCCCTCTGCAGATTTTGCAGGTTGAAATCAACATGAGTAGACAGGGAGTGGCATGAGCTCACTGGTCCCAACCTGTGTATGATTGTGAGCATGGACTCTGTGTGCATGGGTTGTATTCCCAAAATTGCATTCCTAATTATGGAGATGAAGCCTGTGTGCATACAGTTTGAGCTCACAGTGTGGTGATAGTGTTTGGGTTGGGAGTTGGTACTAGCATGTCCTTCTTTGCTCTCTCTCTGCACATGTTTATTTCAATAAATGTATTAAGCGAGTGCTACCATCAGATGAAAATGTATTCAAAAGGGAATTTTCAGAATAGTTAAGTATATTTCTGTTACTAATTTAGAGTAAATAAGCTGCTAGTTAAGTATACAGCCAGCCCATCACACCCTTGCATGTTATTAAGGATATAAAGAGTTTGTAATGCTTGGCAACATTTACTTATGTACTCTGATTTCTAGCTTTTGTAACTGTGTTGAGGGTCTTCATTGATACTCATTCATTGGGCAGGCCCGTTTCCTCTACCTTAGTTATATATATGCTTGGTGCAATATCTACTTAAATGTATaagatttataaatatattttaaacctcTCTGATGATGGAAAGCACTGCTTAAGTAGTTCATCTGACTGAAGGTTTCAACACTACTTACAGAAATACTGCTTCTGTGatagtgtgccccccccccccccagctctagcCTTTGGGTGTTGCATTTTAAAGATCTTGATTTGGGCAAAAAACCCTTTCTCTTACGTGTTACTTTGCTTAAGATTGCAAACTATTGTTAAATGCATAGCTGTGATTAGCTGGAAATAAAAGTTTTGAACTTGTGTGTGTTTGCAGAGAAATGGATGCTGCAAGAACACCTTTAAGTGAAGCAGAATTTGAAGAAATCATGAATAGAAATAGGGCCATCTCTAGCAGTGCCATTTCAAGAGCTGTTTCAGATGCCAGTGCTGGTCAGTATGTTTTCTCTTAAGTATCCCATCCACAATCAAAAATGGTTGGATTCCATAAATTCCTTCTTCTAGTGGTGGAGTCTGCTCCTGATGAATGCATCTTTCTGTTGGGCCAAAGCTTCTAGTTATGGTGAAAGACTCTGCTGCTAGCAGAATGGATTCTTAGGACCTCATTCATAGCCATAGAAGTGCTTTCTGTTAGTAATCTGAAACtgctaatgctgggagagatatTATCTTTTTGAGAAATGCAACTCTCTGAATGCCGTTTCAGAGTAAACTAGGCCAGATTCCCAAAAAAAGGGAGCAAATCTGTGACTGGATTACATTAGTTTAGATTGAAGGTCGGGGCTCTAATTCTGGAATGCTCTCCAACAACATatggattagattagattagattagcaCTGTTCTCCGTGACATCTAGTTTTCTGGGTGGAACAGCATTCAGTCATATAAGCCAGAGGtcaccaacccctggtccggagtccggtcccagtccgtggatcagttggtaccgggctgcagctcctcctcgtcctcctccccagctgctaccttgggggctgccctgccactctgccaccagtggctgccatggctggggctccccctcagcgtggcattgcacagctgctgctggcagcgacccccagcaggcggtggaaAGTCAGaccaccagtgggaaagcaagcagagcaggggctcaggcggcaacgtcctttggcaaaagacccccccccccgggcctcagtaaaattgtcaagcgttgaccagtccccggtgataaaaaggttggggaccactggtataagccACCTCTTAAAACCTGAAATGGCATGATCAAGGCACAGGTTTACCTCTGTAGCTGTACAGGTTCTAATCTTTAGAACAATACAATGGTTTGATGTTTAGAaaccacacatacacaaacacataatgtttaagtgtgtgtgtgtatatataatttttatatacatatatataattttttttaaacccatcaTAAGTTTTTCAACTTGTGTTTTTCCATATTCCAGGAGACTATGGAAGTGCTATAGAAACTTTGGTGACTGCAATTTCTTTAATTAAACAATCCAAAGTGTCTGCTGATGATCGCTGTAAAGTACTTATTAGCTCTCTACAAGATTGCCTTCATGGAATTGAGTCAAAGTCTTATGGTTCTGGGTCAAGGTAAACCTTTTGTATATAAATGGGTAAATACCTTACTAGCAAGTACTATAATCAACTTGGCATGACTCTGGTTTCACTGATTTTGTGACTATTAGAATAATTCACTGGTTTTTATTAGCTTTGATTAGTGTCAATAGGTCTGATATAAATACTGCTCAGTGACATTAAAGTATATCAAAGCCTTATTAAACTGTTGAAATAGCAGATACATTAAACTGTTAGAATTCATCTATGCTGTTGTACTTTGTTTCCTTACTCACAGGTGTGGGGGCGAATTAGTTTTGCTTATAAATCAGTTTTCAAGTTTGCATACTATACCCCAAACACTAGTGCTGCGTTACTTGTTGATACCAAAATGTGATGATACCAAGCTTTTTTACTTTTATAACGTAGAGTTCAGGGACTAGAAGAGCCCTGAAGTCCACTGTGTTTTGTTCCTTGACTTGAGACAGCATTCTACAAGCCTAAAACACTTTACCAAAGGTTTAGGTTTACTTGTAcacaatatatgtattttaagaGAATTAATGAAGTAATTTCTTTTAGAAGACGTGAGCGGTCGAGAGAGAGAGACCACAGCAGGTCAAGGGAGAAAAGCAGGCGCCACAAATCTCGTAGCAGAGATCGCCATGATGACTATTACCGGGAAAGAAGCCGAGAACGTGAGAGACATCGTGACCGCGATAGAGACCGTGACAGGGAGCGGGATCGAGAACGAGAGTATCGTCATCGTTAAAGGAGGTGGGTATATCAGTTTCAGACTTCAGGATTAAGGTTTGGCTTTTTTCTTAAATAAACATTAACTTAAAATTGTGTTTCAGAATAAATATCTTCTTTCAAACTGTAAAACTCTGTGCTATCCTAAATACACTTCTTATAGGCAATTTCAAGTAAGTATTTAAAAACTTCCTAATTCTCCACCCTGTCTCCCTTTGCTCAACCTTTTTGATGTCTTCTGGTATGTCATGTATGCTTTAtaatattgctttttaaatgaTGATATTGCAGCCTCAGAAAGTTTGGATCTGTGAGGAACAGCTTTCCTATAAAGCATTTGCTGAAAGGAAGGTAACAAATTTTCTTTGGGGCTCTGACTTGCCTGTGTATCAAGGCAGTCCTGCCCCATGTCTTCCACAAGTACATTTGCATGGCAATAGCATACCAAAGCTGCAGCTAAATGGTCTTTGATAGCTTCTAAACATTGGGAATTTGCTGCTGTTATTTGCAGTTCCTTAAGTAGCATAAAAACTATTCCTTTGAGCTTCTACATTGAAATGGTATTACATAGAATGGTGCTCATAGAATGGTGCTCATTGGTCTCATTAGAGCTTAATTGCAAACTTTCATGAAGTTGATATTCAAATTTGAGACCTTTTGAAACCACCTCAAATAAACCCGGACCAAGCATTTCGTCTTGGAAGGAGGATGTTGTGTGGGTATATATTagttactagcaaaaaagcccgctgcaatcaggaatgcagtgggtgctagcggggtagtgggggggggcaggggaggcagctTGCAGGGAAGGCAGTCCTGCGGCCCCCCCTCCCTTACGcagctgccctcctccctccagaagcctttccccctcctctgtggaGCTGGGGCAGGTGACCCCCACGGAGTGGTCCGCCAGCGGCCGGGTGCAATGGCGGAGCATGGCAGAGAGGCGCTGGCTCTGGGAGGGCAGGCACCTCACACTCGAGGCAgatgctccaggggccggcccagtCCGTATTCGCCGTGTGTGCAGAAGCGCAGTCCGAACATCAGATGTGTCTCTGGACAACACTCTGCCCATATGGGCTTTTCGTAAATATTAATCCGAACAATGGTAAGGATAAGCAGAGGTTGACAAGGTCTTCAATGACTTCTTTTGAATACAGTGAGGTTTGAATTGGAATTTGATGGCCTTGTATGAACGAGCTCTCTGTGTTCTTGCTATTGCTTGTTGAGCAAAGTGATACCAATAGAAAACAAAGTTACACAAATGTACACTACTTGGCACTAACGAGAAAGTTTTTATCTATACCAAAGATATTGGTTACCTTTTCAAGGAATAGATATACTAACAAGCTATCAGTTTAATGGCATGTGATCTGGCATGCTGTAGTACTGCCTTCTTTGGTCATTCTGCTTATGGCCACTAAGGTGACTAAGGCAGTCCAGAAGGTTACCATGAttgatggtatcaaaagccaTTGAGGTCCAGGAGAACCAATGGAGTTATACTTCCTTTATCCATTTCCACCTAGGTGACCATGCCTCATTCAGTCCTATAGCCTTGCCTTAAATCAGATTGGAATAGAACTCATCACTGTCTTCATACATTGAAGTAGCTCCTCAGCATCctgacttgattttttttaaaggaaagacacATGCAATTTCTCAAAAATATCTATTTTGGGCCTAAATTTTAACTTGAAAGTTTCCATTTCATATTTCTTGGAAGAGTTTTCTAATTCTGCAGAACTGTGGATTTTTTTTGTCTATCTTCACATGATGAGCGAAGTCATGGAGACCTTGGTTTCTGATcctagtatttttttttcttcttgccagCTTTATTCTCATTGCTGGCTTcttgtttccttttctcttcaGAGAAATCACAAGTAGATCTTGTTAACAGCCTGATTATGAACACCAATCCCCCTTTTACTCACTCTTCTTTTGCTTATAGCTCTGTCCTGTGCACATTCTCCTCCTTTCACACATCAGAGAGGCTAGGCAAGGGCAAAGGAGACAATTAGGTTTCGCACTAGAAAGACTAGTGTTTGCAAATGCATTCTGTTCAGGTGTGACAAACTGTCAAAAAGGATCACTTTAAAGTTACAAAATAGAAATGCTCTTGGATAACCATCAGCATGCCTCGAGGGTTTTAAGTTAAAAGACATTATTTGGAGCTACTTGGCATTTAGGACTTGAGTATGAAATATATACTCTAGCTTCTTAAACACTAAGTAGTGTCAAATATTCTTTTAACCTTTAGATGTCACTAGCAAGGTCAGATTTATGATTGACTTTATAAATTGTTGGAAGAACTGTAAGGCACTCTGTTCATTAAATGGAAAGTGTGCATCAGGGGTATTTATTACAAATTGTATTTTCATTCATTAACCATAGGCTTAAATGTTTCTTAAATACGCAGTTAATTTTGCCTACATTACTATTATGGATAGTTCATCACGGTTCTCCTCAAATGCCAAGTTTATTATTTTACCTGTAAATATACCACCTGTACCATAAATATCCTGGTAATTGACTTTTCAGTACATCTTGTTCATTTGGTATTCTATATGTTATTCTGTTTCTAacttttttatttacttattttcatatatctatactgcccttccccgaaggctcggggTGGCTCACTACATATTAGTACTGTGGATTAAAACATGTAAATTACAAAAAAACAATGTATTAAAACCAGAATATATTAAAGCCCCATGAGCTACTGCCCTCTCTTCAGTGGGGGTCAGGGGCTGGGAGTTTTTTGCTGATATATATATCTGGCTGCTCTTTTGAAATTTCTGTGTAGAGGGGCCAGTTTTTCTGGTAATCTGTAGGTGTCAATCATAGGCCTGTTGGAACAGCTACATCTTACAAGCTGTGCAGAATTGTTTTACATCccgcagagccctgatctcttccagaagacagttccaccaggctggagccaaggcaAAGAAGgtcctggctcttgttgagaCCAGTTTTCGCTTATCTGGGGATGGGGCTCTTGAGCAAATTTTGCAAGCTCAAGCACAGGTCTCTCTGAGGGCATAAGGGAAAtggtggtcccacaggtatgaagATCCTAGACATTTAGGGCCTTAAATGTACCAGCATCTTGAATCTGAACTGGTTCTCAAAGTGGAGCCtgtgcagctgggagaacactAGTTGAATATGCTTCCCCCATCTGATTCCAGTGAGGAGCTGGGCCACTATactttggaccagttgaagtttccagatcagatacaAGGATACCTCTTgaagtagtctagtctggaggtgactgttgcatggatcatagtggcCATGTCAGATGCTGACAGCTAGGTTGCTAGCtgctgggcctggcaaagatggtagaaagaagaataattggttcttatatgccacttttctctacccgaaggaggctcaaagcggcttacagtcgccttccctttcctctccccacaacagacaccctgtgaggtgggtgaggctgagagatccatgatattactgcccgatcagaacagttttatcagtgccgtggcgagcccaaggtcacccagctggctgcatgtgggggagtgcagaatcgaacctggcatgccagattagaagtccacactcctaacaactacaccaaactggctctggcggGCAGCATTAATGACCTGGACTTCCACTGATAatgagaatcacacccaggcttcTAATGATGATGAAAGTTGTTAAATAGACCCAGTCAATGAATTGTAGCACTCCCTCTGGGGTATAACAACCCAGCCAGAAGACCTTCATCGAAGCTTGGTTCTACTTCAGCCGACTCCAGGTGAACCAGTCCATCACTATCTCCAGGCAACTAATCAGTGCACTCAGGGTGTAGGTCGATGGCCATCCATTAACAGATAAAGCTGGgtatcattggcatattgatgacattctAGTCTCAAATTCTGGATTAACTGTGTGAAGGAGTGCATGAACAACGGGGAGAGAATTGCTCCCTATGGATCCTCACATTTTACGGTGTATCGCTGGGACCTATTGCCACCCTGCGTCCCTAATCTTGGGGAAAGAACTGCAGCCATTTCAGAGCCCTTATACCTGTGTTGGCTAGGCATTGGGCAAATAGCCCATGAACTACAgagtcaaacactgctgtgacaTCTAAAAGAATCAGCAGCACTGATCAGCCTAGatccatttttttccagaggtCATCTGTAAGGGCAACCAGAGCTGTTACCACTCCATGATCAGGCCTAAAGCCAAATTGGAAAGGGTCAGGGGACAATGCTTCCTCCAGAAAGTTCTGTAGTTCTACGACTACCCACTCAGCTGCCTTACCCAAGGATGGCAAATGTGACACCAGTTGATAATTGGTTGGGTTGGTTCTATCCATCATTGTTTCTTCCAAAAGTGGCCTAACTACTGCCTCCTTCAGTTTCTCCAGGAAAGTACCTAAGGTCAGAAACACTATCTTGGATATCACTGAacgaaagcttttttttttacaatacttTTAGGAACAGGGTCCAGGTGGCTTATAACTATATAAACTACATTTAAATCACTGTTCCAAAAAGAAATAATACTTAAAATGATTTTAATAGTACATTGTTATGCCTTGCAGTAGATCAATAGGATAAATTCTCAGTGTGAATCCTTTCATCTAGAGTAGTTTTGATCCATTAGCTCTGCCTTCTGTGTACGGGGAGGCATGGTGGCAGGAGTACATTATGCAGTTATATTACAGAAAACAGCCAACAACTGCCAAAAGAGTTTCAGGTTTTAGGCATACTCAATAGAGCGGCTGGGCTAGTATGTCAAATTGTAATTTGCCATCAATTAGGTCATTTGTGCACAGCTCTACATAGAGATGAAATTTGTTCAAGATTATTGCAGTTTTGAGGCCTCAGATGATAATACAGAGATTTTAAGAACTTCACTATTTCTTGTAAACATAAAAACTATTCTGGGAAATATTTCAGCCACTGATTTTAAGATTGTGGTGGTTGAAGACTGAAGCTTTAATAGTTAAAATGTAGCCTGTCCTTTGAAATACAGTACATGGCTCAGTATAAAAACTGCAATCCTTTTACAGCCTGTGCCCGCCCTTACAACCTGTGCCTGCCCTTCCCCCTGGGATGTGGTGTGGGGAGTGGGTGGCGGCCCCAGGGCTGGTGATCCTCGGGCGGGTGCCCCAAGGCAGCCTGCCTGCAGCCTCCCTTATACCTGCAACCTCCCTACAAACAGCGGTGGTAGTATGGGGCTGTGGCCGCTGGCTCGGGGGCGACGCTACCCCTTAGGGGCCGCCGGCTCCTCCACCTGCACTGTGGGCCACCTTCAGTgagcagctgccgggggctcgtTGCCGCTGCCTTCTTGCAGCTCGGGGCAGCTGCTTGTCCTCATGGTTGTGGCCGGATTGTCCTGGCGGCCACGCCTGGTGGATCCTTGCATCCACGGCTGCCAGCTCCTTGCAGCCGCCTCGCCCTCATGGCTGCCGCCACCTCCTTGAGGGCAGCACTACCTACCGCCTCAGGGCCACTGCCACCTCCTTGGGGCTGGTGCTGCCGCCTCCTCAAGGTTGGCGGTGGCACATCACGGTTGCAGCTGTCACCACCAGCTGTGTGAAGTGGCAGGCTGGGCAGGGCTTGGTGGCTGGTAGGGATTGTGTGGCAGCAAAGCAGTGTGTGCCTTGCGGCTGGGTTTTGGGATGGGTGCTGTGGGGGCCAGCCCAACATGGATGCGGCCAGCACAGCTGGCCTGTTGTCCCAGAAACAAAGTCCGGACACTGGATGTGTACCGCACAGCGTACTGTCCCTAGTGCCATTTccaaaataccgtatttgccggcgtataagacgactggccgtataagacgaccccccaacatttccactcaaaatacagtactatgggccactatgggcagctatgtctatcccaactgaagtgcacctggcgtataagacgaccccccccacttggaggcatgtttttcagggggaaaaagtagtcttatacgccagcaaatactgtatatgtggTTACAGATTACAAATGTTGGAACTCATTCAAGGTGGTTTAAGGCAGAATCGAAACAGCCAGGAGAGTGAGTGAAAAGGCAGCTACTGTTTTTTTTCAATGGCAGCCTGGTATAGCAAAAGCCGTGAAGTATTGTAGCATGTTTATGTTTGTGGAATCTAATAACTCTTCTAAATCTGAATTTATATAAAT
Above is a window of Paroedura picta isolate Pp20150507F chromosome 5, Ppicta_v3.0, whole genome shotgun sequence DNA encoding:
- the CPSF6 gene encoding cleavage and polyadenylation specificity factor subunit 6 isoform X4 gives rise to the protein MADGVDHIDIYADVGEEFNQEAEYGGHDQIDLYDDVISPSANNGDAPEDRDYMDSLPPSVGDDVGKGSAPNVVYTYTGKRIALYIGNLTWWTTDEDLTEAVHSLGVNDILEIKFFENRANGQSKGFALVGVGSEASSKKLMDLLPKRELHGQNPVVTPCNKQFLSQFELQSRKTTQSGQMSGEGKAGPPGGSSRATFPPSNRGRGRFPGALPGGDRFPGPAGPGGPPPPFPAGQTPPRPPLGPPGPPGPPGPPPPGQVLPPPLTGPPNRGDRPPPPVLFPGQPFGQPPLGPLPPGPPPPVPGYGPPPGPPPPQQGPPPPPGPFPPRPPGPLGPPLTLAPPPHLPGPPPGAPPPAPHVNPAFFPPPANSGIPTSDSRGPPPSDPYGRPPPYDRGDYGPPGREMDAARTPLSEAEFEEIMNRNRAISSSAISRAVSDASAGDYGSAIETLVTAISLIKQSKVSADDRCKVLISSLQDCLHGIESKSYGSGSRRERSRERDHSRSREKSRRHKSRSRDRHDDYYRERSRERERHRDRDRDRDRERDREREYRHR
- the CPSF6 gene encoding cleavage and polyadenylation specificity factor subunit 6 isoform X1, which encodes MADGVDHIDIYADVGEEFNQEAEYGGHDQIDLYDDVISPSANNGDAPEDRDYMDSLPPSVGDDVGKGSAPNVVYTYTGKRIALYIGNLTWWTTDEDLTEAVHSLGVNDILEIKFFENRANGQSKGFALVGVGSEASSKKLMDLLPKRELHGQNPVVTPCNKQFLSQFELQSRKTTQSGQMSGEGKAGPPGGSSRATFPPSNRGRGRFPGALPGGDRFPGPAGPGGPPPPFPAGQTPPRPPLGPPGPPGPPGPPPPGQVLPPPLTGPPNRGDRPPPPVLFPGQPFGQPPLGPLPPGPPPPVPGYGPPPGPPPPQQGPPPPPGPFPPRPPGPLGPPLTLAPPPHLPGPPPGAPPPAPHVNPAFFPPPANSGIPTSDSRGPPPSDPYGRPPPYDRGDYGPPGRRFTGNNMSIREQLHMPLYWRQSKNNTQNAGREMDAARTPLSEAEFEEIMNRNRAISSSAISRAVSDASAGDYGSAIETLVTAISLIKQSKVSADDRCKVLISSLQDCLHGIESKSYGSGSRRRERSRERDHSRSREKSRRHKSRSRDRHDDYYRERSRERERHRDRDRDRDRERDREREYRHR
- the CPSF6 gene encoding cleavage and polyadenylation specificity factor subunit 6 isoform X3, which codes for MADGVDHIDIYADVGEEFNQEAEYGGHDQIDLYDDVISPSANNGDAPEDRDYMDSLPPSVGDDVGKGSAPNVVYTYTGKRIALYIGNLTWWTTDEDLTEAVHSLGVNDILEIKFFENRANGQSKGFALVGVGSEASSKKLMDLLPKRELHGQNPVVTPCNKQFLSQFELQSRKTTQSGQMSGEGKAGPPGGSSRATFPPSNRGRGRFPGALPGGDRFPGPAGPGGPPPPFPAGQTPPRPPLGPPGPPGPPGPPPPGQVLPPPLTGPPNRGDRPPPPVLFPGQPFGQPPLGPLPPGPPPPVPGYGPPPGPPPPQQGPPPPPGPFPPRPPGPLGPPLTLAPPPHLPGPPPGAPPPAPHVNPAFFPPPANSGIPTSDSRGPPPSDPYGRPPPYDRGDYGPPGREMDAARTPLSEAEFEEIMNRNRAISSSAISRAVSDASAGDYGSAIETLVTAISLIKQSKVSADDRCKVLISSLQDCLHGIESKSYGSGSRRRERSRERDHSRSREKSRRHKSRSRDRHDDYYRERSRERERHRDRDRDRDRERDREREYRHR